A single region of the Nocardioides aurantiacus genome encodes:
- a CDS encoding DUF5302 family protein, whose amino-acid sequence MADAKPQDTPSQDEIKAKMREALDRKRGARHPDDRAGSKEKAHGSEVVGGAGPQLHRRKAGGGGS is encoded by the coding sequence ATGGCCGACGCGAAGCCCCAGGACACACCCAGCCAGGACGAGATCAAGGCCAAGATGCGTGAGGCGCTCGACCGCAAGCGCGGCGCCCGCCACCCCGACGACCGCGCCGGCTCCAAGGAGAAGGCCCACGGCTCCGAGGTCGTCGGCGGTGCCGGCCCGCAGCTGCACCGCCGCAAGGCGGGTGGCGGCGGGAGCTGA
- a CDS encoding ParA family protein, translating into MSTHVLAVANQKGGVAKTTTVASLGAALAEQGQRVLLVDLDPQACLTFSLGIDPEDLEVSVHHVLTKGLDPAEVIIATEDGVDLLPATIELARAEADLLTRTGREYVIRTAVEDTEGYDWVILDCPPSLGVLTVAALTAATGVLIPLQCETLSHRGVGQLLDTVHDVRRFTNRELEVWGVLPTLYDGRTNHARTVLETISETYDLAVVEPPIPKSIRFAEAPAAGRSILKTARTGKGAQAYRDVATALRAKV; encoded by the coding sequence ATGAGCACTCATGTCCTGGCCGTGGCCAACCAGAAGGGTGGGGTCGCCAAGACCACCACCGTCGCCTCGCTCGGCGCCGCCCTGGCCGAGCAGGGACAACGCGTCCTCCTCGTCGACCTCGACCCCCAGGCCTGCCTGACCTTCAGCCTCGGCATCGACCCCGAGGACCTCGAGGTCTCGGTCCACCACGTGCTGACCAAGGGCCTCGACCCGGCCGAGGTCATCATCGCCACCGAGGACGGTGTCGACCTGCTGCCCGCCACCATCGAGCTGGCGCGCGCCGAGGCCGACCTGCTCACCCGGACCGGCCGCGAGTACGTCATCCGCACCGCCGTCGAGGACACCGAGGGCTACGACTGGGTCATCCTCGACTGCCCGCCCTCGCTCGGCGTGCTCACCGTCGCCGCCCTGACCGCCGCGACCGGGGTGCTGATCCCGCTGCAGTGCGAGACGCTGTCCCACCGCGGTGTCGGGCAGCTGCTCGACACGGTCCACGACGTACGCCGCTTCACCAACCGCGAGCTCGAGGTGTGGGGCGTGCTCCCGACGCTGTACGACGGCCGCACCAACCATGCCCGCACCGTGCTCGAGACCATCTCCGAGACCTACGACCTCGCCGTCGTCGAGCCGCCGATCCCCAAGTCGATCCGCTTCGCCGAGGCGCCGGCGGCGGGCCGCTCCATCCTCAAGACGGCGAGGACCGGCAAGGGCGCCCAGGCCTACCGCGACGTCGCCACCGCGCTGCGGGCCAAGGTCTGA
- a CDS encoding MarR family winged helix-turn-helix transcriptional regulator — protein MSTTSPAAGLEPRRTEAVSGLFDALLEFSRSVRARGSDWATLSDDLSRGDLVTLGVVGVHEAIRPGHIAAKLGVDPSVVSRQLAGLHRLGLVARGTDPADRRAELISLTPAGHERLREARRTMCAALGDRLDHWDVEQVVQATAVVEDLGRRLHEPFSRPLPTTTHAAVKERP, from the coding sequence ATGTCAACGACCTCTCCTGCCGCCGGCCTCGAGCCGCGGCGTACCGAGGCGGTCTCCGGGCTCTTCGACGCGCTGCTGGAGTTCAGCCGCTCGGTGAGGGCGCGGGGCTCGGACTGGGCCACGCTGTCCGACGACCTGTCCCGCGGTGACCTCGTCACCCTCGGTGTGGTCGGCGTCCACGAGGCCATCCGCCCCGGTCACATCGCCGCCAAGCTCGGCGTCGACCCCTCCGTCGTCAGCCGCCAGCTGGCCGGCCTGCACCGCCTCGGCCTCGTCGCGCGGGGGACCGACCCCGCCGACCGTCGCGCCGAGCTGATCTCGCTCACCCCGGCCGGTCACGAGCGCCTCCGCGAGGCCCGCCGCACCATGTGTGCCGCGCTCGGCGACCGCCTCGACCACTGGGACGTGGAGCAGGTCGTCCAGGCCACCGCGGTGGTCGAGGACCTGGGCCGACGCCTCCACGAGCCCTTCTCCCGTCCGCTCCCCACCACCACCCACGCAGCTGTGAAGGAACGTCCATGA
- a CDS encoding ferritin-like fold-containing protein — MTEPSPEDTSAPSAATAYDTDQVAFDDPAYRAAVVDLLGVITYGEISAFERLADDAKLAPDLEDRVALATMATVQFGHVPALMDRLTALGADPLEAVAPFVQAFDVFHTATAPNDWLEGLVKAYVGDGLAADFYVEIAMFLDAGTRQLVIDSLAHAGQADFVVDRVRRAIAADHRVGGRLALWGRRLMGEALSQAQRVAAERDSLAALLAGGVDRPGMDLAALARMFGRLTENHAKRMAELGLAS, encoded by the coding sequence ATGACCGAACCGTCGCCCGAGGACACCTCCGCGCCGTCGGCAGCGACGGCGTACGACACCGACCAGGTGGCCTTCGACGACCCGGCCTACCGGGCCGCGGTGGTCGACCTGCTGGGCGTCATCACCTACGGCGAGATCTCCGCCTTCGAGCGGCTGGCCGACGACGCCAAGCTCGCGCCGGACCTCGAGGACAGGGTCGCGCTCGCCACCATGGCCACCGTCCAGTTCGGCCACGTGCCGGCGCTGATGGACCGCCTCACCGCTCTCGGTGCCGACCCGCTCGAGGCCGTCGCGCCGTTCGTGCAGGCCTTCGACGTCTTCCACACCGCCACGGCGCCCAACGACTGGCTCGAGGGCCTCGTCAAGGCCTACGTCGGCGACGGGCTGGCCGCCGACTTCTACGTCGAGATCGCCATGTTCCTCGACGCCGGCACCCGCCAGCTGGTCATCGACTCCCTCGCACACGCCGGGCAGGCCGACTTCGTCGTCGACCGCGTCCGCCGTGCGATCGCCGCCGACCACCGCGTCGGCGGCCGGCTGGCGCTGTGGGGCCGCCGCCTGATGGGGGAGGCCCTCTCGCAGGCCCAGCGTGTCGCCGCCGAGCGCGACTCGCTGGCCGCCCTGCTGGCCGGCGGCGTCGACCGCCCCGGCATGGACCTCGCCGCCCTGGCCCGCATGTTCGGCCGCCTCACCGAGAACCACGCCAAGCGGATGGCGGAGCTCGGCCTGGCCTCCTAG
- a CDS encoding DUF2332 domain-containing protein, translated as MRPDEALRRQGEACAALGSPMYADLLARLADDVAAGGPTARVLAGHEDLPAASALALRLLGSVHRLVLERRAGAVGVLYPSVGGTWDPVGGPEAVLALLSEQPDAVREWLDRPPQTNEVGRSATLVGGLLHLEDDLRLPVRLAELGCSAGLNLLADQYAVGDGSGLVHGRPSSVVRLERGWAGRRLRPWPGLRFVERAGCDPRPIDPRSTAGRLALTAYVWPDQVDRLERLRGALAVAAAADPPDVRQQPAGAFLDDLRLREGTTTVVWHSVVRQYLDAGEQQHLDDRVERLGSQATPTAPLAHLTMEPAGERGAGTPGGFPVELRTWSGRPGDGEPRVLGHAVPHGLPTTWA; from the coding sequence GTGAGGCCGGACGAGGCGCTGCGGCGGCAGGGCGAGGCGTGCGCCGCCCTCGGGTCGCCGATGTACGCCGACCTGCTGGCCCGGCTCGCCGACGACGTCGCCGCGGGTGGTCCGACGGCACGGGTGCTGGCCGGCCACGAGGACCTGCCGGCCGCCTCGGCACTGGCGCTGCGGCTGCTCGGCAGCGTGCACCGGCTGGTGCTGGAGCGGCGGGCCGGCGCCGTGGGCGTGCTCTACCCCAGCGTGGGCGGCACCTGGGACCCGGTGGGCGGGCCCGAGGCGGTGCTGGCGCTGCTGTCCGAGCAGCCCGATGCGGTGCGCGAGTGGCTCGACCGGCCGCCGCAGACCAACGAGGTCGGCCGATCGGCGACCTTGGTCGGCGGGCTGCTGCACCTCGAGGACGACCTCCGGCTGCCGGTGCGGCTCGCCGAGCTCGGCTGCTCGGCGGGGCTGAACCTGCTGGCCGACCAGTACGCCGTCGGCGACGGGTCCGGCCTCGTGCACGGCCGGCCCTCGTCCGTCGTACGGCTGGAGCGGGGGTGGGCCGGTCGTCGGCTGCGGCCGTGGCCGGGGCTGCGGTTCGTCGAGCGGGCGGGCTGCGACCCGCGCCCGATCGACCCGCGGAGCACGGCGGGACGGCTGGCGCTCACGGCGTACGTCTGGCCCGACCAGGTCGACCGGCTGGAGCGGCTGCGGGGTGCCCTCGCGGTCGCGGCCGCCGCAGACCCCCCGGACGTCCGGCAGCAGCCGGCGGGAGCGTTCCTCGACGACCTGCGGCTGCGCGAGGGGACCACGACGGTGGTGTGGCACAGCGTGGTGCGGCAGTACCTCGACGCGGGGGAGCAGCAGCACCTCGACGACCGGGTCGAGCGCCTCGGGTCGCAGGCGACCCCCACGGCTCCGCTGGCGCACCTCACGATGGAGCCGGCAGGGGAGCGCGGGGCGGGCACCCCCGGGGGGTTCCCGGTCGAGCTGCGGACGTGGAGCGGTCGGCCGGGTGACGGCGAGCCGCGCGTGCTCGGCCACGCCGTTCCCCACGGGCTGCCGACCACCTGGGCGTAG
- a CDS encoding L,D-transpeptidase, translating to MVRPADVTWSRPAVVALAVLTTLVSLLGGVGVLPAGPASAGSGAVSASLASQTVLPDGRRGPRTVQATAPALPDDSGRGTRVVFSIGEQRVWLVEAGERGDVVRRTHLASGSVYDNLQPGTFEVYSRSRHATGIGDSGTMEYFVRFTRGANAAIGFHSIPVSDGEPVQTRGQLGTPLSHGCIRQWRPDARALWDFAPVGRTVVVTA from the coding sequence GTGGTCCGCCCCGCCGACGTGACCTGGTCGCGGCCGGCCGTCGTCGCGCTCGCCGTGCTGACCACCCTGGTCTCGCTGCTCGGCGGGGTGGGCGTGCTTCCCGCCGGACCCGCGAGCGCCGGCTCGGGCGCGGTGTCCGCGTCGCTGGCCTCCCAGACGGTGCTGCCCGACGGCCGCCGCGGTCCGCGGACGGTGCAGGCCACCGCCCCGGCGCTCCCGGACGACAGCGGCAGGGGCACCCGGGTGGTGTTCTCGATCGGCGAGCAGCGGGTGTGGCTGGTCGAGGCGGGGGAGCGCGGTGACGTGGTGCGGCGTACCCACCTGGCCTCGGGCAGCGTCTACGACAACCTGCAGCCGGGCACGTTCGAGGTCTACTCCCGCTCGCGGCACGCCACCGGCATCGGCGACTCCGGGACGATGGAGTACTTCGTGCGCTTCACCCGCGGCGCCAACGCCGCCATCGGCTTCCACAGCATCCCGGTGAGCGACGGGGAGCCGGTGCAGACCCGCGGCCAGCTCGGGACGCCGCTCTCGCACGGCTGCATCCGGCAGTGGCGTCCCGACGCGCGTGCCCTGTGGGACTTCGCGCCCGTGGGTCGCACGGTCGTCGTCACGGCCTGA
- a CDS encoding MaoC family dehydratase, translating to MQFGRSYEEFEVGATYKHWPGKTVTEFDDHMFCLLTMNHHPLHLDSNYAGETTQFGKNVVVGNYVYSILLGMSVPDVSGKAIANLEIESLRHVAPTFHGDTLYGETRVLDKWESTSKDDRGVVHVETVGYNQDGKVVCLFRRKVMVPKDSYLTERGGEQPGRPVPQPDKNWPGPEAG from the coding sequence ATGCAGTTCGGTCGCAGCTACGAGGAGTTCGAGGTCGGGGCGACGTACAAGCACTGGCCCGGCAAGACCGTCACCGAGTTCGACGACCACATGTTCTGCCTGCTGACGATGAACCACCACCCGCTACACCTCGACAGCAACTACGCCGGCGAGACGACGCAGTTCGGCAAGAACGTCGTGGTGGGCAACTACGTCTACTCGATCCTGCTCGGCATGAGCGTCCCGGACGTCTCCGGCAAGGCGATCGCCAACCTCGAGATCGAGTCGCTGCGCCACGTCGCGCCGACCTTCCACGGCGACACCCTGTACGGCGAGACCCGCGTGCTCGACAAGTGGGAGTCCACGAGCAAGGACGACCGGGGCGTCGTGCACGTCGAGACCGTGGGCTACAACCAGGACGGCAAGGTCGTGTGCCTGTTCCGGCGCAAGGTGATGGTGCCCAAGGACAGCTACCTGACCGAGCGCGGTGGCGAGCAGCCCGGCCGGCCGGTCCCGCAGCCGGACAAGAACTGGCCCGGGCCGGAGGCGGGCTGA
- a CDS encoding DUF6758 family protein, with translation MSLAASCPRCTSPVSGEGSSFACLTHGPTDPLWRPDVAGYDAFAELVSRIDDAPTYLPWPMSPGWTIADFGCVGQGSRVRATVTTIVGTSDLDGAVEVTVVSEDPGVGLGARCSGTTYDDPGPQVSNGPPAIKVRAGGRPVPLWLVEGNGEDDELLARATFAGEADGRWLWLVMRPASAALLLSDDWLLADVTGFGPEALEMPFGGPRPTW, from the coding sequence GTGTCGCTCGCGGCCTCGTGTCCCCGGTGCACCTCGCCCGTGTCGGGCGAGGGCAGCTCGTTCGCGTGCCTGACCCACGGCCCGACCGACCCGCTGTGGCGTCCCGACGTCGCGGGGTACGACGCCTTCGCCGAGCTGGTGAGCCGCATCGACGACGCCCCCACCTACCTGCCGTGGCCGATGAGCCCCGGGTGGACCATCGCCGACTTCGGCTGCGTCGGCCAGGGGTCGCGGGTGCGGGCCACGGTCACCACGATCGTCGGCACCAGCGACCTCGACGGCGCGGTGGAGGTCACGGTCGTCTCCGAGGACCCCGGGGTCGGGCTGGGAGCCCGGTGCAGCGGCACGACGTACGACGACCCGGGCCCGCAGGTCAGCAACGGTCCGCCCGCGATCAAGGTCCGCGCCGGCGGCCGGCCGGTGCCGCTGTGGCTGGTCGAGGGCAACGGCGAGGACGACGAGCTGCTGGCCCGGGCGACCTTCGCGGGGGAGGCCGACGGTCGCTGGCTGTGGCTCGTGATGCGGCCGGCCTCGGCGGCGCTGCTGCTGAGCGACGACTGGCTGCTGGCCGACGTGACCGGGTTCGGGCCCGAGGCCCTCGAGATGCCGTTCGGCGGGCCCCGACCCACCTGGTGA
- a CDS encoding histidine phosphatase family protein: protein MAATDSELWVVRHGETEWSRDGRHTSTTDLDLTEEGAEIARGLAGRLEDAVGTEGFDLVLSSPRLRAVRTAGLAGFADVETTEDLAEWDYGDYEGLTTPHIRETVPDWTVWSHPCPGGEDAAGVATRLDRVVERVREHGGRAIVFSHGHASRVLAARWLGLEAVDGRHFVLGTATLSTLGWERESPAVARWNA from the coding sequence GTGGCCGCCACCGACAGCGAGCTCTGGGTCGTCCGCCACGGTGAGACCGAGTGGAGCCGCGACGGCCGGCACACCTCGACCACCGACCTCGACCTGACCGAGGAGGGGGCCGAGATCGCGCGCGGGCTGGCCGGCCGTCTCGAGGACGCGGTGGGCACCGAGGGGTTCGACCTGGTGCTGAGCAGCCCGCGGCTCCGCGCCGTGCGCACGGCCGGTCTCGCCGGCTTCGCCGACGTGGAGACCACCGAGGACCTCGCCGAGTGGGACTACGGCGACTACGAGGGCCTCACCACGCCCCACATCCGCGAGACGGTGCCGGACTGGACGGTCTGGTCGCACCCCTGCCCCGGGGGCGAGGACGCCGCCGGGGTGGCGACGCGCCTCGACCGGGTCGTGGAGCGCGTCCGCGAGCACGGCGGCCGCGCGATCGTGTTCAGCCACGGCCACGCCTCGCGCGTGCTGGCCGCCCGCTGGCTCGGTCTGGAGGCCGTCGACGGGCGCCACTTCGTGCTCGGCACCGCCACGCTGTCCACCCTCGGCTGGGAACGCGAGTCTCCGGCCGTGGCGCGCTGGAACGCCTGA
- a CDS encoding SDR family oxidoreductase, whose product MSIVVTGASGHLGRLVVESLLARGTDPARIVATARRPEVLDDLAARGVEVRRADYDDRASLEKALAGAERVLLVSGTAFGRRVAQHTAVIEAAVAAGASLVAYTSAPRASTTSLLLAAEHAATEEVLLAADVDHVLLRNAWYVENYTDQLPTYAEHGLVGATGEGRVSLALRREYAEAAAAVLVGDGHAGRTYELGGPAVTLGELAAQIGGASGREIGHTDLDVAALQQVLEGAGVPGPAAEVFADVDRGIAEGELLVPTHDLARLLGREPLAVADAVREALRA is encoded by the coding sequence CCGGCCACCTCGGCCGGCTGGTCGTCGAGTCCCTGCTCGCCCGCGGCACCGACCCGGCCCGCATCGTGGCCACGGCCCGCCGCCCCGAGGTCCTCGACGACCTCGCCGCGCGCGGGGTCGAGGTACGCCGCGCCGACTACGACGACCGCGCCTCGCTCGAGAAGGCCTTGGCCGGCGCCGAGCGGGTGCTGCTGGTCTCCGGGACCGCGTTCGGCCGGCGCGTCGCCCAGCACACGGCCGTGATCGAGGCCGCCGTGGCCGCCGGGGCCTCGCTGGTCGCCTACACCTCGGCGCCGCGCGCGAGCACCACCTCGCTGCTGCTCGCCGCCGAGCACGCCGCCACGGAGGAGGTGCTCCTCGCCGCCGACGTCGACCACGTGCTGCTCCGCAACGCGTGGTACGTCGAGAACTACACCGACCAGCTCCCGACGTACGCCGAGCACGGGCTGGTCGGCGCCACGGGCGAGGGGCGCGTCAGCCTCGCCCTGCGCCGGGAGTACGCCGAGGCGGCCGCGGCCGTGCTGGTCGGCGACGGCCACGCCGGCCGGACCTACGAGCTCGGCGGACCCGCCGTCACCCTGGGCGAGCTCGCCGCCCAGATCGGTGGGGCGAGCGGCCGGGAGATCGGCCACACCGACCTCGACGTCGCGGCCCTCCAGCAGGTGCTCGAGGGCGCCGGGGTGCCCGGACCCGCCGCGGAGGTCTTCGCCGACGTCGACCGCGGCATCGCCGAGGGCGAGCTGCTGGTGCCGACCCACGACCTGGCCCGGCTGCTCGGCCGGGAGCCGCTGGCGGTGGCCGATGCCGTGCGCGAGGCGCTGCGGGCCTGA
- a CDS encoding DEAD/DEAH box helicase: MLPEIAEALESVNITAPFPIQEMTLSVALMGTDLIGQARTGTGKTLAFGIPVVQRAIAQHDPDYADLAAPGKPQALVVAPTRELALQVSKDLKLAGSVRGIRVLTVYGGVPYEGQLDALESGVDVVVGTPGRLIDLMNRRALDISHVKSLVLDEADEMLDLGFLPDVERLLKQTPETRQTMLFSATMPAAIVALARTHMRHPMNIRAESGEDNQMVPATAQFIYQAHDLDKPEMLGRLLQAEGADLMIVFTRTKRQAQRISDDLEMRGFVSAPLHGDMAQAAREKAMTKFREGKLQVLVATDVAARGIDVTGVTHVVNYTCPEDEKTYVHRIGRTGRAGATGIAITFVDWADLHRWKMINKALDLPFDELVETYSSSENFLHDQGIPKGIKGRVIPEGQVVIAREPRTDGRGGSGGRGGRDGGRGRDGGSRDGGRDRGRGGRSEGGRKEGAAPDAPAASGPSGEGGDGASRPPRKRNRSRQRTRGGSPAASTDS, encoded by the coding sequence GTGCTCCCCGAGATTGCCGAGGCGCTCGAGAGCGTCAACATCACCGCACCCTTCCCGATCCAGGAGATGACCCTCTCGGTCGCCCTGATGGGCACCGACCTGATCGGCCAGGCCCGCACGGGCACCGGCAAGACCCTCGCGTTCGGCATCCCCGTGGTGCAGCGCGCCATCGCCCAGCACGACCCCGACTACGCCGACCTCGCCGCCCCCGGCAAGCCCCAGGCCCTGGTCGTGGCCCCCACCCGTGAGCTCGCGCTCCAGGTCAGCAAGGACCTCAAGCTCGCCGGCTCGGTGCGCGGCATCCGTGTCCTCACCGTCTACGGCGGCGTCCCCTACGAGGGCCAGCTCGACGCGCTCGAGTCCGGCGTCGACGTCGTCGTCGGCACGCCCGGCCGCCTCATCGACCTGATGAACCGCCGCGCGCTCGACATCTCCCACGTGAAGTCGCTCGTCCTCGACGAGGCCGACGAGATGCTCGACCTGGGCTTCCTGCCCGACGTGGAGCGGCTGCTCAAGCAGACCCCCGAGACCCGGCAGACGATGCTGTTCTCGGCCACCATGCCCGCCGCCATCGTGGCCCTGGCCCGCACCCACATGCGCCACCCGATGAACATCCGCGCCGAGTCGGGCGAGGACAACCAGATGGTGCCGGCCACGGCCCAGTTCATCTACCAGGCCCACGACCTCGACAAGCCGGAGATGCTCGGCCGCCTGCTGCAGGCCGAGGGCGCCGACCTGATGATCGTGTTCACCCGCACCAAGCGCCAGGCGCAGCGGATCTCCGACGACCTCGAGATGCGCGGCTTCGTGAGCGCGCCGCTCCACGGCGACATGGCCCAGGCCGCCCGCGAGAAGGCGATGACCAAGTTCCGCGAGGGCAAGCTCCAGGTGCTCGTGGCCACCGACGTGGCCGCCCGCGGCATCGACGTCACCGGCGTCACGCACGTCGTGAACTACACCTGTCCCGAGGACGAGAAGACCTACGTCCACCGGATCGGCCGCACCGGCCGCGCCGGCGCCACCGGCATCGCGATCACCTTCGTCGACTGGGCCGACCTGCACCGCTGGAAGATGATCAACAAGGCGCTCGACCTGCCCTTCGACGAGCTGGTCGAGACCTACTCCAGCTCGGAGAACTTCCTGCACGACCAGGGCATCCCGAAGGGGATCAAGGGCCGGGTCATCCCCGAGGGCCAGGTCGTCATCGCCCGTGAGCCGCGCACCGACGGCCGCGGCGGCAGCGGTGGTCGTGGCGGCCGCGACGGTGGTCGTGGACGCGACGGCGGCAGCCGTGACGGCGGTCGTGACCGGGGTCGCGGCGGTCGCAGCGAGGGTGGCCGCAAGGAGGGCGCCGCTCCCGACGCCCCCGCCGCCTCGGGCCCCTCCGGCGAGGGCGGCGACGGCGCGAGCCGCCCGCCCCGCAAGCGCAACCGCAGCCGGCAGCGCACCCGCGGCGGGTCCCCCGCCGCCAGCACCGACAGCTGA
- a CDS encoding MDR family MFS transporter yields MTDTAAPSAVARTTSSTAPSTAEPTHKEIVEVLVGLLSALFVAILSTTIVSTALPTIIADLDGTQTQYTWVVTASLLAMTVTSPIWSKFSDLYNKKLLVQLAIGIFVLGSLAAGAVQDVPQLLAARALQGLGMGGLIALTQSIIASIIPPRQRGRYSGYMAGVMAVATVSGPLLGGVIVDSLGWRWCFWVAVPFAVAGLAMLQKFLHVETIRREVRIDVLGALSITAAAALPLVWVSFAGTSFAWWSRETAYFWVGTLLALAAAVVVERRHPDALVPPRIIVDKMTMLSIAGSLAVGVAQFGASVFLSQYFQVARGHTPTEAGLLMLPLIVGNLVGATGSGQYITRTGRWKGVMVLGGVLLSGGLLLMGTVSHTSPLWHLSAYMVVMGLGTGALMQNLVLVVQNTVDVTDVGAASGVVTFFRSLGGTIGVAALGAVLASSVSDRIASALGTSGGAGSTGSTLDLSGLPAPVVETIRAAYADSTAEIFLIAGLVALVTLVAVSLMPVTELRTTIRKTEPEPEQGRAVEDALV; encoded by the coding sequence ATGACCGACACCGCGGCCCCGTCCGCCGTCGCGCGCACCACCTCGTCGACCGCCCCGTCCACCGCCGAGCCCACGCACAAGGAGATCGTCGAGGTCCTCGTCGGCCTGCTCTCCGCCCTGTTCGTGGCGATCCTGTCGACCACGATCGTCTCGACGGCGCTGCCGACGATCATCGCCGATCTCGACGGCACCCAGACGCAGTACACCTGGGTCGTCACCGCCTCGCTGCTGGCGATGACCGTGACCAGCCCGATCTGGTCGAAGTTCTCCGACCTCTACAACAAGAAGCTGCTGGTGCAGCTGGCCATCGGCATCTTCGTCCTCGGCTCGCTCGCCGCCGGCGCCGTCCAGGACGTGCCGCAGCTGCTCGCCGCCCGCGCCCTGCAGGGCCTCGGCATGGGTGGCCTGATCGCGCTCACGCAGTCGATCATCGCCTCGATCATCCCGCCGCGGCAGCGCGGTCGCTACAGCGGCTACATGGCCGGCGTGATGGCCGTCGCCACCGTCTCCGGCCCGCTCCTGGGTGGCGTCATCGTGGACAGCCTCGGCTGGCGCTGGTGCTTCTGGGTGGCCGTGCCGTTCGCCGTCGCCGGCCTGGCGATGCTGCAGAAGTTCCTGCACGTCGAGACCATCCGCCGCGAGGTCCGCATCGACGTCCTCGGCGCCCTGTCCATCACCGCGGCGGCCGCGCTGCCGCTGGTCTGGGTCTCCTTCGCCGGCACCAGCTTCGCCTGGTGGTCGCGCGAGACGGCGTACTTCTGGGTGGGCACGCTGCTCGCCCTCGCCGCCGCCGTCGTCGTCGAGCGGCGCCACCCCGACGCCCTGGTGCCGCCGCGCATCATCGTCGACAAGATGACGATGCTCTCGATCGCCGGCAGCCTCGCGGTCGGCGTCGCGCAGTTCGGTGCCTCGGTGTTCCTGAGCCAGTACTTCCAGGTCGCCCGCGGTCACACCCCGACCGAGGCCGGCCTGCTGATGCTGCCGCTCATCGTCGGCAACCTCGTCGGCGCCACCGGGTCGGGGCAGTACATCACCCGCACCGGCCGGTGGAAGGGCGTCATGGTCCTCGGTGGCGTGCTGCTCTCCGGCGGCCTGCTGCTCATGGGCACCGTCTCCCACACCAGCCCGCTGTGGCACCTCTCGGCCTACATGGTCGTGATGGGCCTCGGCACCGGCGCCCTGATGCAGAACCTCGTGCTGGTGGTGCAGAACACCGTCGACGTCACCGACGTCGGGGCGGCGTCGGGCGTGGTCACGTTCTTCCGCTCGCTCGGCGGCACCATCGGGGTCGCGGCGCTCGGTGCGGTCCTGGCCAGCAGCGTCAGCGACCGGATCGCCTCGGCGCTGGGCACCAGCGGGGGAGCCGGCAGCACCGGCAGCACGCTGGACCTGAGCGGGCTCCCGGCCCCGGTCGTGGAGACCATCCGGGCGGCGTACGCCGACTCGACCGCCGAGATCTTCCTGATCGCCGGGCTCGTCGCCCTGGTGACCCTGGTCGCGGTGTCGCTGATGCCGGTCACCGAGCTGCGGACCACGATCCGCAAGACCGAGCCGGAGCCCGAGCAGGGCCGCGCCGTCGAGGACGCCCTCGTCTGA